One genomic window of Paenibacillus xylanilyticus includes the following:
- a CDS encoding cache domain-containing sensor histidine kinase: MIIMPNKTEHRSRMPLGWKKIRFRMKSGLQRLRLRNMPLRYQLMLLFLLFAIVPSMGLGLLVNWTVERIVERQVEGHTMQLIGKVNEALDSKMENLQNMTYLIAFDPDIRAFMEGKTEFDGHTGAAVSGGDSNQSTDQDQLYGIKQFLQGFTTLYPEIAGIVLVNGNGDYISNEMYPKTNQSLVQEQWYQGASRNAGIFTVLGQPRQRNITTHVRYKDSEIVSVARSITDETSGRVLGVIMIDLKLRTVSQAARDVTLGKSGYVMVTDAEGRSVYMPDNPLVEQIPSAWFPSGDSGIFNAEADGKELLFMYQSSSFTGWRTVGVFPARESIAEVRQIQFYVVSFVFVVCLFGLSASLRFSSSIAQPIFRLMSYMRRAETGNLRSGRWSDRADEIGMLGRSFNRMLAQIRQLMSLNELRERQKRDAEMRSLQEHIKPHFLYNTLDTIHWMAQRKGVDDVSEMVGALSRLFRIGLSKGNDFIPLQSEVEHISSYLQIQQTRYRNRLQCELVIPEELKELFVLKLVLQPIVENAIYHGIKGRRGPGKIRIESKVQDHKLVLTVQDDGAGMSSERLHEMAQLLGTPLESMETQEAGQGGKSYGMLNVQARLRLSFGEDYGISLNSREGEGTCVTITQPLMKELPQAWQFDTEGRRDSQ, translated from the coding sequence ATGATTATTATGCCAAATAAAACAGAACATCGTTCTCGAATGCCCCTCGGCTGGAAGAAAATTCGTTTTCGAATGAAGAGCGGATTGCAGAGGCTGCGTTTGCGTAATATGCCGCTGCGCTATCAGCTGATGCTGCTCTTTTTGCTTTTTGCCATCGTTCCTTCAATGGGACTCGGACTGCTGGTGAACTGGACTGTGGAACGGATTGTTGAAAGGCAGGTCGAGGGACACACGATGCAGCTGATCGGCAAAGTCAATGAAGCACTCGACAGCAAGATGGAGAATTTGCAAAACATGACCTATCTGATCGCGTTTGACCCGGATATCCGTGCGTTCATGGAAGGGAAAACGGAGTTTGACGGTCATACTGGAGCAGCGGTATCCGGTGGCGATTCGAACCAGTCCACAGATCAGGATCAACTGTATGGGATCAAGCAGTTTTTGCAGGGATTCACGACATTGTATCCGGAGATTGCAGGAATTGTCCTTGTGAATGGAAATGGAGATTACATTAGCAACGAGATGTACCCGAAAACCAATCAGAGCCTGGTCCAGGAGCAGTGGTACCAAGGTGCGTCCCGGAATGCCGGCATTTTTACTGTGCTGGGTCAACCGAGACAGCGCAACATCACGACACATGTTCGGTATAAGGATAGTGAAATTGTGTCTGTTGCACGTTCCATCACGGATGAAACATCAGGACGTGTGCTCGGTGTCATTATGATTGACCTGAAACTGCGTACCGTATCTCAGGCCGCCAGAGATGTGACGCTGGGGAAATCCGGATATGTGATGGTGACCGATGCAGAAGGGCGAAGTGTCTATATGCCCGACAACCCCCTTGTTGAGCAGATTCCATCCGCGTGGTTCCCTTCCGGGGATAGCGGAATATTCAACGCTGAAGCGGATGGGAAGGAGTTGTTATTCATGTACCAGTCTTCTTCGTTTACAGGATGGAGAACTGTAGGCGTATTTCCGGCGAGGGAATCGATAGCGGAAGTGCGCCAGATCCAGTTTTACGTTGTCAGTTTTGTGTTCGTGGTCTGTCTCTTTGGTCTGAGTGCTTCCCTTCGGTTCTCCAGTTCCATCGCTCAGCCTATTTTCCGGTTAATGTCTTATATGCGCAGGGCGGAAACGGGAAATCTCAGATCCGGCCGCTGGAGCGATCGGGCTGATGAAATCGGCATGCTGGGTAGAAGTTTTAACCGAATGCTGGCACAGATCCGGCAGCTCATGTCCCTTAACGAATTACGGGAGCGGCAAAAACGGGATGCTGAAATGCGAAGCCTGCAGGAGCATATCAAACCTCATTTTTTATATAACACCCTGGATACGATCCATTGGATGGCACAAAGGAAAGGTGTGGACGATGTATCCGAGATGGTGGGCGCCCTGTCCAGACTATTTCGTATCGGGCTCAGCAAAGGCAATGATTTCATTCCCTTGCAATCCGAGGTTGAACATATATCCAGTTATCTGCAAATTCAGCAGACCCGGTACCGGAATCGACTTCAATGTGAGCTGGTGATTCCGGAGGAGCTGAAGGAGCTGTTTGTGCTTAAGCTGGTGCTGCAGCCTATTGTGGAAAATGCCATCTATCACGGGATTAAGGGCAGACGAGGTCCGGGTAAGATTCGAATTGAGTCCAAAGTACAAGATCATAAGCTGGTTCTGACGGTACAGGATGATGGCGCCGGGATGTCCAGCGAGCGGCTGCACGAGATGGCGCAGCTGCTTGGTACACCCTTGGAAAGCATGGAAACACAGGAAGCTGGTCAGGGCGGCAAAAGCTATGGCATGCTGAATGTACAGGCACGCCTTCGGCTTTCTTTTGGAGAAGATTATGGGATTAGTTTGAATAGTCGGGAAGGTGAAGGGACTTGTGTAACCATCACTCAGCCGTTGATGAAAGAACTTCCACAAGCGTGGCAATTCGATACTGAGGGAAGGCGGGATAGTCAATGA
- a CDS encoding substrate-binding domain-containing protein, with the protein MKKTLLVYILLISAFALYVLRYEYASEANGSWEAKGLRGDIGETYIMITFQSGLEYWKSVLKGFEDAGDALGVTVEYRGATRYDPKEQTTIIEQAIARKPAGIAISAIDPQSLIPVINKALDAGIPVVLFDADAPDSRAYSFLGTDNYQAGVTAADKMAELLGREGEVAVLTMPGQQNHEERTEGFRDTIRDRYPSMKVVEVADGHGDAMKSRDEALRMMKTYPDLGGIFVTEATGAAGVGEAVQNGDAGYPLQIISFDTNKATLDMIKSGTISATIAQGTWNMGYWSLQYLFHLHHQLTVPAPSSSDENAPLPVRVDTGISVVTRSNVDDYYAK; encoded by the coding sequence ATGAAAAAGACATTGCTGGTCTACATTTTACTTATCTCGGCTTTTGCACTGTACGTACTCAGGTATGAATACGCAAGCGAAGCGAATGGCTCTTGGGAAGCCAAGGGACTGCGTGGAGATATTGGTGAAACATACATCATGATCACATTTCAGTCCGGCTTGGAATATTGGAAAAGTGTGCTCAAAGGCTTCGAGGATGCGGGTGATGCGCTCGGAGTAACCGTGGAGTATCGGGGAGCTACCCGATATGACCCGAAGGAACAGACCACGATCATTGAGCAAGCGATTGCACGGAAACCGGCAGGCATCGCCATCTCCGCCATTGACCCGCAATCGCTTATTCCTGTGATTAACAAAGCATTGGATGCAGGTATTCCGGTAGTTTTGTTTGATGCGGATGCCCCGGACAGCAGGGCATATTCTTTTCTCGGCACGGACAATTATCAAGCAGGGGTGACTGCTGCGGACAAAATGGCCGAGCTTCTCGGACGGGAGGGAGAAGTCGCTGTTCTGACCATGCCGGGACAGCAAAATCATGAGGAGCGAACGGAAGGGTTCCGCGATACCATCCGTGATCGGTACCCTTCCATGAAGGTTGTTGAAGTCGCGGACGGGCACGGAGATGCAATGAAATCAAGAGATGAAGCTCTTAGAATGATGAAGACATATCCGGATCTCGGCGGTATTTTTGTAACCGAAGCGACAGGAGCAGCTGGCGTTGGTGAAGCGGTTCAGAATGGGGATGCAGGTTACCCGCTGCAGATCATATCCTTTGATACCAATAAAGCAACACTGGACATGATCAAGAGCGGCACGATCTCTGCAACGATCGCACAGGGGACCTGGAACATGGGCTACTGGTCCCTTCAATACCTGTTTCATTTGCACCACCAACTGACCGTACCTGCACCGTCTTCTTCCGATGAAAATGCACCGCTGCCGGTCAGGGTGGATACCGGAATCTCTGTCGTGACACGATCGAATGTAGATGATTATTATGCCAAATAA
- a CDS encoding LysE family translocator yields MNLTSFLIYCIVVTFTPGPSNIVILSSVQHAGARKTMHYVWGATVAFGMLLAASAFLNHLLAGILPSLLHVMQIVGSLYMLYLAYQIYKMGSSEEAPKQATGFVSGLIMQFVNPKVILFTFTVIPSYVLPYYDTSLSTVLFVCLITLIGILAFTSWVVFGSVFRQFLHDHQKAFSIVMALFLVYSAIMVSGLI; encoded by the coding sequence ATGAATCTTACCTCTTTTTTAATTTATTGCATTGTGGTTACCTTTACGCCAGGACCCAGCAATATTGTCATTTTATCTTCAGTTCAGCACGCGGGTGCACGCAAAACCATGCATTATGTGTGGGGAGCCACCGTGGCATTTGGTATGCTGCTTGCCGCATCGGCTTTCCTCAATCATCTTCTGGCGGGCATCTTGCCCAGTCTTCTTCATGTAATGCAGATCGTTGGTAGCCTGTATATGCTGTACCTCGCCTATCAGATCTACAAGATGGGATCTTCCGAGGAGGCACCGAAGCAGGCAACCGGATTTGTGAGCGGTTTAATCATGCAGTTTGTGAATCCGAAAGTAATTCTGTTCACGTTCACCGTCATCCCCAGCTATGTGCTGCCCTATTATGACACCTCGCTGTCCACGGTGCTGTTTGTCTGTCTCATCACATTGATTGGAATTTTGGCCTTTACCAGCTGGGTTGTTTTCGGCTCTGTGTTCAGGCAATTTTTGCATGATCATCAAAAAGCTTTTAGTATCGTGATGGCTCTCTTTTTGGTATACTCAGCCATTATGGTATCGGGACTCATCTAG
- a CDS encoding AraC family ligand binding domain-containing protein, producing MELFNYKKSSDVLALSASFTDFTYKKHCHEEYAVGVTLRGIQQYHLDGHYQASHQNGVMLFNREQSHDGSSYDKAGIDYVMLYLKPEVVEDILGKKELRFSTPIVYDPQLARSILMLNRAVQSGQDEAKCSELLFSLVHQLSRSEIDTHIPGPGDGLVRKAKEMMFSRFDDVLKLDDLYTEFNMSKFQFIREFKSHAGISPYQFFLNCKVEHARQAIEKHKDVYSAVAECGFVDLTHLNRHFKRVFGVTAYEYMLQLN from the coding sequence GTGGAGCTGTTCAATTATAAGAAGTCGTCTGATGTCCTGGCCCTTTCGGCCAGTTTTACGGATTTTACGTATAAGAAGCACTGTCACGAGGAATATGCGGTTGGTGTGACACTGCGCGGTATTCAGCAGTACCATCTGGACGGTCATTATCAGGCTTCTCACCAGAACGGTGTCATGCTGTTTAATCGGGAGCAGTCCCATGATGGCAGTTCTTACGACAAGGCTGGTATTGACTACGTCATGTTGTATCTGAAGCCGGAGGTGGTAGAAGACATTCTGGGGAAAAAGGAATTGCGTTTCTCCACTCCCATTGTCTATGATCCTCAGCTGGCACGAAGTATTCTCATGCTGAACCGTGCCGTTCAGAGCGGGCAGGATGAAGCCAAATGCAGTGAACTTCTCTTCAGCCTCGTACATCAGCTGTCCCGGTCGGAGATCGATACTCACATTCCCGGACCTGGTGACGGGCTTGTCCGAAAGGCCAAAGAAATGATGTTCAGCAGGTTCGATGATGTGCTGAAACTGGATGATCTCTATACCGAGTTTAATATGTCCAAGTTTCAGTTTATCCGGGAATTCAAGTCACATGCCGGCATATCACCCTACCAGTTCTTCCTGAACTGCAAGGTTGAACATGCCCGGCAGGCCATAGAGAAGCATAAGGATGTCTACTCCGCGGTAGCCGAATGCGGATTCGTCGATCTTACGCATTTGAACAGACATTTTAAGCGTGTCTTCGGTGTTACCGCCTATGAATATATGCTTCAACTGAACTGA
- a CDS encoding phosphatase PAP2 family protein, translating to MNQQGKKAFSIPLLLAALSLTVFALIALSISDNQIHRFDDNLIGWIQGMEAPGMTNWMQVFTWIGSGLPVIIIMIISMVVLYLFLGHRRELLFLAAVIAGSTLLNTLLKLAFQRARPTIHRIIEASGYSFPSGHSMAAFSLYSGLAFLIWKHIPTAAGRVIMIIVSAAFILTIGMSRIYLGVHYPSDVIGGYFLSGSWLAICIWFYQRYAERLSLLHSKPLT from the coding sequence TTGAACCAGCAAGGAAAAAAGGCCTTCTCTATCCCGCTGCTCCTTGCAGCATTGAGCCTTACCGTATTTGCACTGATTGCCCTGTCTATCAGTGATAACCAGATCCACCGGTTTGATGATAACCTGATTGGATGGATACAAGGGATGGAAGCTCCCGGAATGACCAACTGGATGCAGGTCTTCACCTGGATTGGCAGCGGATTGCCTGTGATCATCATAATGATCATCTCCATGGTGGTCTTATATCTTTTCCTGGGACACCGACGGGAACTTCTGTTTTTGGCAGCAGTCATCGCAGGCTCCACGTTGCTGAACACCCTGTTGAAACTGGCGTTTCAGCGTGCCAGGCCCACTATTCACCGCATCATCGAAGCGAGCGGTTACAGCTTCCCAAGTGGACACTCCATGGCAGCGTTCAGCCTATATAGTGGACTTGCCTTTCTGATCTGGAAGCATATCCCGACAGCAGCAGGCCGGGTTATCATGATCATCGTGAGTGCAGCCTTTATTCTGACCATTGGCATGAGCCGAATTTATCTGGGGGTTCATTATCCCAGTGATGTCATCGGAGGTTACTTTCTGAGCGGCAGCTGGCTGGCCATTTGCATTTGGTTTTATCAGCGTTATGCAGAGCGGCTCTCCCTGCTTCATTCCAAACCTCTGACATAG
- a CDS encoding Ger(x)C family spore germination protein: MKRLSQWFLAVMWVMGMLLLSSCQDTSIVNEISLVLTSAYDLQDKQIHNSVLIGEYTEKDKSDVELLEIDSTNSFDVMPRMNMQAKEPIEYGQLRMMVLGEDYAKHGIGDILRVLSHNTRVSRRMQFAVAEGRALDIIKASIPAHDPLYLMKLIEQNGNFANLPHFSLHQTLFQYFSKGQDIYLPRLRLNDQDKIMLDGLVVFKGEKAVLQLSDEEGLGLKLLTEDAKNGKFLAQINEVEGAQRQTANTTDNDALIKILSSSVKHRMRSDTPAAALDSKIHISASVIKASRNDFLLSGKEMKELESEMKRHMEAKINQLIRKCQRENVDPFGFGEYVRSCTHHWDNETFYKDYGSMDIRAHVELTLVQDGIQE; encoded by the coding sequence ATGAAACGTCTATCCCAATGGTTCCTTGCCGTAATGTGGGTAATGGGGATGCTGCTGCTCAGCTCCTGCCAGGATACGAGCATTGTGAATGAGATCAGCCTCGTCCTAACTTCCGCTTACGATTTGCAAGATAAACAAATTCACAACAGCGTGCTCATCGGTGAGTATACCGAGAAGGACAAGAGTGATGTCGAACTGCTGGAGATCGACTCAACCAACAGCTTCGATGTCATGCCAAGAATGAATATGCAGGCGAAAGAACCTATTGAGTATGGCCAATTAAGAATGATGGTGCTGGGGGAGGACTATGCGAAACACGGGATAGGCGATATTCTGCGCGTGTTATCCCATAATACCCGGGTGTCCAGACGTATGCAGTTTGCCGTAGCGGAAGGAAGGGCGCTGGATATCATTAAGGCATCCATTCCCGCTCATGATCCGCTGTATCTGATGAAGTTAATCGAGCAAAACGGCAATTTTGCCAATCTGCCTCACTTCAGTCTGCATCAGACGTTGTTCCAATATTTCAGCAAAGGACAGGATATTTATCTCCCTCGGCTTCGCTTGAACGATCAGGATAAAATTATGCTTGATGGTCTCGTGGTTTTCAAAGGGGAAAAAGCTGTACTTCAGCTGAGTGATGAAGAGGGGCTTGGTTTGAAGCTGCTTACGGAGGATGCCAAGAATGGCAAGTTTCTTGCACAGATCAATGAGGTTGAGGGGGCACAGAGGCAAACGGCTAATACAACAGACAATGATGCCCTAATCAAAATTTTATCTTCCTCCGTGAAGCATCGGATGCGTTCAGACACCCCAGCAGCAGCGCTGGATTCAAAGATTCACATCAGTGCATCTGTGATTAAGGCTTCACGGAATGATTTTCTGTTATCCGGCAAGGAGATGAAGGAACTGGAATCAGAAATGAAAAGGCATATGGAAGCCAAAATCAATCAACTGATCCGCAAGTGCCAGAGAGAGAATGTGGACCCGTTCGGGTTTGGAGAGTATGTGAGAAGTTGTACGCACCACTGGGACAATGAAACGTTCTATAAGGATTATGGCTCGATGGATATTCGGGCCCACGTGGAGCTGACGCTCGTCCAGGATGGTATTCAGGAATAA
- a CDS encoding spore germination protein, translating to MSSPASDNQQMSSTSHDPLDPCRRSDDFIISTMTVSGLALEVCYYKTLVDSHLLEVAIHSLQERIPSSEEVNLHDVLLHIPIEETNLTNQDEEMVQFLLQGSLLIRQCGQTHECIVVPMPGKEGIRSDNDTENEFSVIGPKVGFVEAMPVNLHLIRTQLRTPNLIIKEMTLGSLSQSQVAILYMDGIADPENVSRMEDRLKGIDFDAVLDTSQLDQLIADNSLTPFPLFTTTERRDRVIYALITGQVAVISEGSPSFITGPSTLFDFFVSPEDYYLPWALGSFFRLIRIFGVIFSLFASALYVALMTFHYEVIPKELLGKLISSRQNVPFPPFVEAIFLETTIEFLREAGARLPNRIGQTLGIVGGIILGQAAVEAALTSNVLIIIVSLSALASFVTPIYKMSNAIRFLRFPIIILAAIWGAFGIAIGLCFLLVHLSRLKSLGSPYMAPFYPMRFRDLKDSLIRASYQQTDKRPSYLRPLSFIRYKPGRVHQTNQLDEE from the coding sequence ATGAGTTCACCTGCCAGTGACAACCAACAGATGTCCAGTACATCTCATGACCCGCTCGATCCATGCCGTCGCTCTGATGATTTTATCATAAGTACGATGACCGTCTCCGGACTGGCCCTTGAAGTTTGCTACTATAAAACACTCGTGGACAGTCATCTCCTTGAAGTAGCCATCCACTCCCTGCAGGAACGCATCCCTTCAAGCGAAGAAGTGAATTTGCATGATGTGCTCTTGCATATTCCCATAGAGGAAACGAACCTTACTAATCAAGACGAGGAAATGGTCCAATTCCTTCTTCAAGGCAGCCTGCTTATCCGGCAGTGCGGACAGACCCATGAGTGCATTGTGGTTCCCATGCCAGGCAAGGAAGGGATACGAAGTGATAACGACACGGAAAATGAATTTAGCGTGATCGGACCCAAGGTTGGATTCGTCGAGGCAATGCCGGTTAACCTGCATCTGATCCGTACACAGCTGCGAACACCTAATCTGATCATCAAGGAAATGACACTGGGCTCCTTGTCCCAATCCCAAGTGGCCATTCTGTATATGGATGGTATTGCTGATCCCGAGAACGTCAGCAGGATGGAGGACAGATTGAAGGGAATCGACTTTGATGCTGTCTTGGATACGTCACAGTTGGATCAACTGATCGCAGATAACTCACTTACGCCGTTCCCCTTGTTTACGACGACCGAACGGAGGGACAGAGTCATCTATGCCCTGATCACCGGGCAAGTAGCGGTCATCAGTGAAGGCTCGCCAAGTTTTATTACAGGGCCATCCACGTTGTTTGATTTTTTTGTCTCGCCGGAAGATTATTATCTGCCGTGGGCGCTTGGATCTTTTTTTCGGTTGATTCGCATTTTTGGCGTCATTTTCTCGCTGTTTGCCTCAGCCCTCTATGTGGCATTAATGACCTTTCACTATGAAGTCATACCCAAGGAGCTGCTTGGCAAGTTGATCTCATCCAGACAAAATGTACCGTTTCCCCCTTTTGTGGAAGCCATATTTCTGGAGACGACAATTGAATTCTTGCGTGAAGCAGGAGCCAGACTGCCGAACCGGATCGGACAAACACTGGGTATTGTTGGCGGGATCATTCTTGGACAGGCTGCCGTGGAGGCCGCACTTACGAGCAACGTACTGATCATCATCGTGTCCTTGTCTGCACTGGCTTCGTTTGTGACACCGATCTATAAAATGTCCAATGCCATTCGTTTTCTGCGATTTCCGATCATTATACTGGCTGCCATCTGGGGCGCATTCGGGATTGCGATCGGACTGTGCTTCCTCCTCGTCCATCTGTCGCGATTAAAGTCTCTGGGGTCACCTTATATGGCTCCTTTCTATCCAATGCGGTTCAGGGATCTGAAAGACAGTCTGATTCGTGCTTCCTATCAACAGACGGATAAGAGGCCGAGCTATTTAAGGCCGCTCTCCTTCATCCGCTACAAGCCGGGAAGGGTTCACCAAACGAATCAACTGGATGAGGAGTGA